In bacterium YEK0313, one genomic interval encodes:
- the ald_2 gene encoding 3-succinoylsemialdehyde-pyridine dehydrogenase, whose translation MAHEKQFYINGEWVEPSGSATLEVIDPSTEEAIATIALGTAADVDRAVAAARAAFPAYAATSREERLVLMRRVLEVYKSRYADIADTLSREMGAPKKLAHTAQAAMGTAHLAKMIETLETFAFEELRGTTLIAKEPIGVVGMITPWNWPINQIMCKVGPALAAGCTMVLKPSEIAPLNALIFAEVMHEAGVPKGVFNLVNGDGPTVGEAISRHPGVDMVSFTGSTRAGILVAKAAADTVKRVHQELGGKSANIILPDADLNRAVKLGVEGCMRNSGQSCNAPTRMFVPADRHAEAIAIAKATAAPLKVGVPGSEETVLGPVVSEVQFNKIQRLIEAGIKEGAELVTGGPGRPEGLNRGYYVRPTVFANVTDDMTIAREEIFGPVLSILPYRDEEEVIERANDTPYGLASYVQSGSIERARKVAARMRSGNVYINYPAWDAGAPFGGYKQSGNGREYAGFGLEEFLEIKGTVGYGAA comes from the coding sequence ATGGCGCACGAGAAGCAGTTCTACATCAACGGCGAATGGGTCGAGCCGAGCGGCAGCGCGACGCTCGAGGTGATCGATCCCTCGACCGAAGAGGCGATCGCGACGATCGCGCTCGGCACGGCTGCCGATGTCGACAGGGCGGTGGCGGCTGCGCGGGCGGCATTCCCGGCCTATGCGGCGACCAGCCGGGAGGAGCGCCTGGTGCTGATGCGCCGCGTGCTCGAGGTCTACAAGAGCCGCTATGCCGACATTGCCGACACGCTGTCGCGCGAGATGGGCGCGCCGAAGAAGCTCGCCCACACCGCCCAGGCGGCCATGGGCACGGCGCATCTCGCCAAGATGATCGAGACGCTGGAAACCTTCGCCTTCGAGGAACTGCGCGGCACGACCCTGATCGCCAAGGAGCCGATCGGCGTGGTCGGCATGATCACGCCGTGGAACTGGCCGATCAACCAGATCATGTGCAAGGTCGGTCCGGCGCTGGCGGCCGGCTGCACCATGGTGCTCAAGCCGAGCGAGATCGCGCCGCTGAACGCGCTCATCTTCGCCGAGGTCATGCATGAGGCGGGCGTGCCGAAGGGCGTGTTCAATCTGGTCAACGGCGACGGCCCGACGGTCGGCGAAGCGATCTCGCGCCATCCCGGCGTCGACATGGTGTCGTTCACCGGCTCGACCCGGGCCGGCATCCTGGTCGCCAAGGCGGCTGCCGACACGGTGAAGCGGGTGCATCAGGAGCTCGGCGGCAAGTCGGCCAATATCATCCTGCCCGATGCCGACCTGAACCGGGCGGTGAAGCTCGGCGTCGAGGGCTGCATGCGCAACAGTGGCCAGTCCTGCAACGCGCCGACCCGCATGTTCGTGCCGGCCGACCGCCATGCCGAGGCCATTGCCATCGCCAAGGCGACGGCCGCGCCGCTGAAGGTCGGCGTCCCCGGTTCGGAGGAAACCGTTCTCGGGCCGGTGGTGAGCGAGGTGCAGTTCAACAAGATCCAACGGCTGATCGAGGCCGGCATCAAGGAAGGCGCCGAACTCGTCACCGGTGGCCCCGGCCGGCCGGAGGGACTGAACCGCGGCTATTACGTGCGTCCGACCGTCTTCGCCAATGTCACCGACGACATGACGATCGCGCGCGAGGAGATCTTCGGGCCGGTCCTGTCGATCCTGCCCTACCGGGACGAGGAAGAGGTGATCGAGCGGGCCAACGACACGCCCTACGGCCTGGCCTCCTATGTCCAGTCGGGATCGATCGAGCGGGCCCGCAAGGTCGCCGCGCGCATGCGCAGCGGCAACGTCTACATCAACTACCCCGCCTGGGACGCCGGCGCGCCTTTCGGCGGCTACAAGCAGTCCGGCAACGGGCGTGAATATGCCGGTTTCGGCCTTGAGGAATTCCTCGAGATCAAGGGCACGGTCGGCTACGGCGCGGCCTGA
- the mopII gene encoding Molybdenum-pterin-binding protein 2, with protein MKISARNQLAGKIVEITKGATTAHVRIDIGGTVVTSSITNEAVEALNLAVGQNAYAVIKASDVMIAVD; from the coding sequence ATGAAGATCAGCGCCAGGAACCAGCTTGCCGGCAAGATCGTCGAGATCACGAAGGGCGCCACCACCGCCCATGTCCGCATCGATATCGGCGGCACCGTCGTGACCTCCTCGATCACCAACGAGGCGGTCGAGGCGCTGAACCTCGCGGTCGGTCAGAACGCCTATGCCGTGATCAAGGCCTCCGACGTGATGATCGCCGTCGACTGA
- the birA_1 gene encoding Bifunctional ligase/repressor BirA, translating to MSRSERLLDLLQALRRHRRPVSGRALAAELGISIRTLYRDIATLQGQGADIESEPGLGYVLRPGFMLPPLMFSEDEIEALVLGSRWVADRGDRRLGEAARNALAKIGAVLPPDLRSDLETAALLVGSAAAAVRETVELGAIRKAIRAERRIVIVYRDGEGRESERTIWPFALSYFDRVRIVLGWCELRAAFRHFRTDRISGLMPLDSRYPRRRQTLLREWRDSQGIMRSFD from the coding sequence ATGTCACGTTCCGAACGGCTGCTCGATCTGCTTCAGGCGCTGCGCCGGCACCGGCGGCCGGTTTCCGGTCGCGCGCTTGCGGCAGAGCTCGGCATCAGCATCCGGACGCTCTATCGCGATATTGCGACGCTGCAGGGCCAGGGCGCCGATATCGAGAGCGAGCCGGGGCTCGGCTATGTGCTGCGCCCGGGCTTCATGCTGCCGCCGCTGATGTTTTCCGAGGACGAGATCGAGGCGCTGGTGCTCGGCTCGCGCTGGGTGGCCGATCGTGGCGATCGGCGGCTCGGCGAGGCGGCGCGCAATGCCCTGGCCAAGATCGGCGCGGTGCTGCCGCCCGACCTGCGGAGTGATCTCGAGACGGCCGCCCTGCTGGTCGGCTCGGCGGCGGCCGCGGTACGGGAGACCGTCGAGCTCGGCGCCATCCGCAAGGCCATCCGTGCCGAACGCCGCATCGTCATCGTCTATCGCGACGGCGAAGGTCGCGAGAGCGAGCGGACCATCTGGCCGTTTGCCCTGAGCTATTTCGACCGCGTCCGCATCGTGCTTGGCTGGTGCGAATTGCGGGCGGCCTTCAGGCACTTCCGCACCGACCGCATCAGCGGCCTCATGCCGCTCGACAGCCGATATCCGCGGCGCCGGCAGACCCTGCTCCGAGAATGGCGCGACAGCCAGGGCATTATGCGTTCGTTCGACTGA
- a CDS encoding Glyoxalase-like domain protein has translation MTRPNPNHPSYTILYVDSPEASARFYAELLSERPVEASPTFALFVLDSGLKLGLWSRHTVQPPPSAEPGGVELGIRLADDAAVDAAHADWRGRGVTILREPFRQDFGRSFVALDPDGHRLRVYALADET, from the coding sequence ATGACCAGGCCCAATCCGAACCATCCGAGCTATACCATTCTTTATGTCGACAGCCCCGAGGCGAGCGCGCGCTTCTATGCCGAGCTTCTGTCGGAAAGGCCGGTGGAGGCATCGCCGACCTTCGCGCTGTTCGTGCTCGACAGCGGCCTGAAGCTCGGACTCTGGTCACGCCACACCGTGCAGCCGCCGCCGTCGGCCGAACCGGGCGGCGTCGAGCTCGGCATCAGGCTCGCCGACGATGCCGCCGTCGATGCGGCCCATGCCGATTGGCGAGGGAGAGGCGTGACCATCCTGAGGGAACCGTTCCGCCAGGATTTCGGCAGGTCCTTCGTTGCGCTCGATCCCGACGGGCATCGCCTGCGCGTCTACGCGCTGGCCGACGAAACCTGA
- the gph_4 gene encoding Phosphoglycolate phosphatase produces the protein MPRALAISDFDAVTFDVYGTLIDWEPPIIAYLQNWSERQGVDLDDDALLMAFDRARAALQAERPALPYRTVLRRALVAIGAEFALAADAAAQAGFAAGPEAWPAYGDAPAGLAALKSRVLVGALSNIDDALLAHSCRRLAVTFDLVVTAERVGAYKPDRPHFETAIADLAARGIRRERILHVGQSLRADIAPANRLGLASAWIARPGRRLGLSGDGAAAARPDLTVASLAELVARLAGNDGAPGSD, from the coding sequence ATGCCCAGGGCCTTGGCGATTTCCGATTTCGACGCCGTCACGTTCGACGTCTACGGCACACTCATCGACTGGGAACCACCGATTATCGCTTATCTACAAAACTGGAGCGAGCGACAGGGCGTCGATCTCGATGACGATGCCCTGCTGATGGCCTTCGACCGCGCCCGGGCGGCCCTTCAGGCCGAGCGCCCGGCCCTGCCCTATCGCACGGTCCTGCGCCGCGCGCTGGTCGCGATCGGCGCGGAGTTCGCACTCGCCGCCGACGCAGCGGCGCAGGCGGGCTTCGCGGCCGGACCGGAGGCCTGGCCGGCCTATGGCGATGCTCCGGCCGGCCTTGCCGCCCTCAAGTCCAGGGTCCTGGTCGGCGCGCTCAGCAACATCGACGACGCCTTGCTCGCCCATTCCTGCCGCCGGCTGGCGGTCACCTTCGATCTGGTCGTCACGGCCGAACGGGTCGGCGCCTACAAGCCCGACAGACCGCATTTCGAGACGGCGATCGCCGATCTCGCCGCGCGCGGCATCCGGCGCGAGCGGATCCTGCATGTCGGGCAAAGCCTCAGGGCCGATATCGCGCCGGCCAACCGGCTTGGCCTGGCATCGGCCTGGATCGCCCGGCCGGGCCGCCGGCTCGGTCTTTCCGGCGATGGCGCCGCCGCGGCAAGGCCCGACCTGACGGTCGCGAGCCTTGCCGAACTGGTCGCACGGCTGGCCGGCAACGACGGCGCGCCCGGATCGGATTGA
- the csiR_2 gene encoding HTH-type transcriptional repressor CsiR encodes MALLQLSLTALPDEMGEARPAAGAIVDTLREAIIRGTLVPGERVRQDALATRFGVSQMIVREAFKQLVIEGFLKAEPRRGVAVAPLFADEAWEMTELRSLIEPKALEWAMPRLGRAELDKAARIAAELDKARTVDRIIALNARFHETLYGAARQARTLAMIATIRLNFERYLRFAWEETEHLRQSQQEHKDLVALCVAGNSEAATALLRQHILATGTLLVERLRQITPQTATLDVLGKPR; translated from the coding sequence ATGGCCTTGCTGCAGCTCTCCCTGACCGCCCTGCCGGACGAGATGGGGGAGGCGCGCCCGGCCGCCGGCGCCATCGTCGACACCCTGCGCGAGGCGATCATCCGCGGCACGCTGGTGCCGGGCGAGCGGGTACGCCAGGACGCGCTCGCGACCCGTTTCGGCGTCAGCCAGATGATCGTCCGCGAGGCCTTCAAGCAACTGGTGATCGAGGGGTTCCTCAAGGCGGAGCCGCGCCGGGGCGTCGCGGTGGCGCCGCTCTTCGCCGACGAGGCCTGGGAAATGACCGAGCTGCGCAGCCTGATCGAGCCGAAGGCGCTGGAATGGGCCATGCCGCGGCTCGGCCGGGCCGAGCTCGACAAGGCCGCGCGCATTGCCGCCGAACTGGACAAGGCCCGCACGGTCGATCGGATCATCGCGCTCAATGCGCGTTTCCATGAAACGCTCTACGGCGCGGCCCGGCAGGCGCGCACGCTCGCCATGATCGCCACGATCAGGCTGAATTTCGAGCGCTACCTGCGCTTCGCCTGGGAGGAGACCGAGCATCTGCGTCAGTCGCAGCAGGAGCACAAGGACCTCGTCGCCCTCTGCGTCGCCGGCAACAGCGAGGCGGCGACGGCGCTGCTGCGCCAGCACATCCTGGCGACCGGCACGCTGCTGGTCGAGAGGCTCAGGCAGATCACGCCGCAGACCGCAACGCTGGACGTGCTCGGCAAGCCACGCTGA
- the kup_1 gene encoding Low affinity potassium transport system protein kup: MTAIQEHAAKTPGALPAATTLGALGIVYGDIGTSPLYALKEAAKAATHGGPLVPAAVLGVVSLILWALILIISVKYALLILRADNRGEGGIVAMLALLSARNAEPGTWRARLLIVGLIGAALLYGDGAITPAISVLSAVEGLKVDAPALHRVVVPVTVAILVGLFAMQRKGTGFIGAIFGPVMLGWLLAIAALGIHGIVRSPGVLAALNPLYAVDFLIHQNFHVSFAILGAAFLAVTGGEAMYADMGHFGRLPIRLAWFAVALPALVLNYFGQAALLISDPSAIDNPFYQLAPDWAHYPLIAFATLATVIASQAIISGVFSLTQQAIQLGFLPRMHIAHTASDERGQIYVPLVNWLLAAATLAAVIGFGTSDALAGAYGIAVSLLMAITTLLAALVALHWGYNPLLVIAVNGFFLIIDLIFFAANTTKFLDGGWFPLLLASAIAGAMLTWRGGVRLVERARASLRRPEEELIEKVAHIYTTRLPGTSAFLASAANGVPLALSQFIKHNHALHERVLLVTVVIEEAPRIADEQRVDVTEVAAGIFRVILHFGFMQNPSIAAGLALALDQRKLPPIDLAEITYYIGRETIIPTEEVAGMAVWRETVFAFMQRNAERSAVFFGVPTRQVVEYGTEIEI, translated from the coding sequence ATGACGGCCATTCAGGAGCATGCAGCGAAAACGCCGGGCGCCCTGCCGGCCGCCACCACGCTCGGGGCCCTCGGCATCGTCTACGGCGATATCGGCACCAGCCCGCTCTACGCGCTGAAGGAGGCCGCGAAGGCCGCAACCCATGGCGGTCCGCTGGTGCCGGCCGCCGTGCTCGGCGTCGTCTCGCTGATCCTCTGGGCGCTGATCCTGATCATCTCGGTCAAATATGCGCTGCTCATCCTGCGCGCCGACAACCGCGGCGAAGGCGGCATCGTCGCCATGCTGGCGCTGCTGTCGGCGCGCAATGCAGAGCCCGGCACCTGGCGCGCCAGGCTGCTGATCGTCGGCCTGATCGGCGCCGCCCTGCTCTATGGCGACGGCGCGATCACGCCGGCCATTTCGGTGCTGAGCGCCGTCGAGGGCCTGAAAGTCGACGCTCCCGCGCTGCACCGCGTGGTGGTGCCCGTCACGGTGGCCATCCTGGTCGGCCTGTTCGCCATGCAGCGCAAGGGCACGGGCTTCATCGGCGCGATCTTCGGCCCGGTCATGCTCGGCTGGCTCCTCGCCATCGCCGCGCTCGGCATCCACGGCATTGTCCGATCGCCGGGCGTTCTCGCGGCGCTGAACCCGCTCTACGCGGTCGATTTCCTCATCCACCAGAATTTCCATGTCAGCTTCGCCATTCTGGGCGCGGCCTTCCTTGCCGTCACCGGCGGCGAGGCCATGTATGCCGATATGGGCCATTTCGGCCGGCTGCCGATCCGGCTCGCCTGGTTCGCCGTCGCCCTGCCGGCTCTGGTGCTCAACTATTTCGGCCAGGCGGCGCTGCTCATCAGCGATCCAAGCGCCATCGACAACCCGTTCTACCAGCTCGCTCCGGACTGGGCGCACTATCCGCTGATCGCCTTTGCGACGCTCGCGACCGTCATCGCCTCGCAGGCGATCATTTCCGGCGTCTTCTCGCTGACCCAGCAGGCGATCCAGCTCGGCTTCCTGCCGCGCATGCACATTGCCCATACCGCGAGCGACGAGCGCGGCCAGATCTACGTGCCGCTGGTCAACTGGCTGCTGGCCGCCGCAACCCTTGCCGCGGTCATCGGCTTCGGCACTTCGGACGCGCTGGCCGGCGCCTATGGCATCGCGGTGTCGCTGCTGATGGCGATCACCACCCTGCTCGCCGCGCTCGTCGCGCTGCATTGGGGCTACAATCCCCTCCTGGTGATCGCGGTCAACGGCTTCTTCCTCATCATCGACCTCATCTTCTTCGCCGCCAATACGACGAAGTTCCTCGACGGCGGCTGGTTCCCGCTGCTGCTCGCCTCCGCCATTGCCGGGGCCATGCTGACCTGGCGCGGCGGCGTGCGCCTGGTCGAGCGGGCGCGCGCCAGCCTGCGCCGGCCGGAGGAAGAGCTGATCGAGAAGGTCGCCCACATCTACACGACGCGCCTGCCGGGAACCTCCGCCTTCCTCGCCTCGGCCGCCAATGGCGTGCCGCTCGCGCTCAGCCAGTTCATCAAGCACAACCACGCCCTGCACGAGCGGGTGTTGCTCGTCACCGTGGTCATCGAGGAGGCGCCGCGCATCGCCGACGAGCAGCGCGTCGACGTGACCGAGGTCGCCGCGGGCATCTTCCGCGTGATCCTGCATTTCGGCTTCATGCAGAATCCGAGCATCGCCGCCGGGCTCGCCCTTGCGCTCGACCAGCGCAAGCTGCCACCGATCGATCTCGCCGAGATCACCTATTATATCGGCCGGGAAACCATCATCCCGACCGAGGAGGTCGCGGGCATGGCGGTGTGGCGTGAAACGGTCTTCGCCTTCATGCAGCGCAATGCCGAGCGCTCCGCCGTCTTCTTCGGAGTGCCGACGCGGCAGGTGGTCGAATACGGCACCGAGATCGAGATCTGA
- the gpr_2 gene encoding L-glyceraldehyde 3-phosphate reductase, producing the protein MDYRRLGHSGLRVPALSFGTATFGGGNDFFRAWGATDAAGATRLIDICLEHGVSMFDSADSYSQGLAEEILGKAIKGRRNRLLISTKTTFPVGDGPNDYGSSRQHLLDAIDKALKRLGTDHIDLWQLHGQDYNTPLEETLATLDQIVRDGKVRYIGCSNFSGWHLMKSLAVADRYGYPRHVAHQAYYSLLNRDYEWELMPLGRDQGVGGVIWSPLGWGKLTGKIRRGQPAKPGMRAHDIAGTGPRFEEERLFRIVDALDAVAAETGKSIPQVALNWLLSRPTVASVIIGARDEAQLKDNIGAIGWSLNAEQNARLEAASDVSPAYPVWHQRGFAMLNERG; encoded by the coding sequence ATGGACTATCGGCGACTTGGACATTCGGGCTTGCGCGTGCCTGCGCTCAGCTTCGGCACCGCAACCTTCGGCGGCGGCAATGACTTCTTCCGCGCCTGGGGCGCGACCGACGCGGCCGGCGCGACGCGGCTGATCGACATCTGCCTCGAACATGGCGTGTCGATGTTCGACAGCGCCGACTCCTACTCCCAGGGGCTCGCCGAGGAGATTCTCGGCAAGGCGATCAAGGGCCGGCGCAACCGGCTCCTGATCTCGACCAAGACGACCTTTCCCGTCGGCGACGGGCCGAACGACTACGGCTCGTCGCGCCAGCACCTGCTGGACGCGATCGACAAGGCGTTGAAGCGGCTCGGCACGGATCACATCGATCTCTGGCAGCTGCACGGGCAGGACTACAATACGCCGCTGGAGGAGACGCTGGCAACGCTCGACCAGATCGTTCGCGACGGCAAGGTGCGCTATATTGGCTGCTCCAATTTCTCCGGCTGGCATCTGATGAAGTCGCTCGCCGTGGCCGACCGCTACGGCTATCCGCGCCATGTCGCGCACCAGGCCTATTATTCGCTGCTCAACCGCGACTATGAGTGGGAGCTGATGCCGCTCGGGCGCGACCAGGGCGTCGGCGGCGTGATCTGGAGCCCGCTCGGCTGGGGCAAGCTGACCGGCAAGATCCGCCGCGGGCAGCCGGCGAAACCCGGCATGCGCGCGCACGACATCGCCGGCACCGGCCCACGCTTCGAGGAGGAACGGCTGTTCCGTATCGTCGACGCGCTGGATGCGGTCGCCGCGGAGACCGGAAAATCGATCCCGCAGGTCGCGTTGAACTGGCTGCTGAGCCGTCCGACCGTTGCGAGCGTCATCATCGGCGCGCGCGACGAGGCGCAGCTGAAAGACAATATCGGCGCTATCGGATGGAGCCTGAACGCCGAGCAGAACGCGCGGCTGGAGGCGGCGAGCGATGTCAGCCCGGCCTATCCGGTCTGGCACCAGCGCGGCTTCGCCATGCTGAACGAGCGCGGCTGA